The following are encoded in a window of Bacillus sp. SORGH_AS_0510 genomic DNA:
- a CDS encoding amino acid permease, whose amino-acid sequence MNLQENNATNELQRTMKTRHLFMISLGGVIGSGLFLGSGYTISQAGPAGAILSYIVGGIIMFLTMLCLGELSVAMPVSGSFQTYTTKFIGPGTGFALGWLYWLGWSVTVALELLSAGQLMQRWFPESPVWIWCAIFAVVLFSLNALSARAFGETEFWFSSIKIFAILAFIVLGGAATFGLIDMEGGKPAPFFSNFTAHGLLPHGITALIITMIAVNFSFQGTELIGIAAGESEEPEKTIPKSIKQTVWRTLFFFVLAIFVLSSLIPMNQAGVVESPFVVVFDSIGIPYAADIMNFVILTALLSVANSGLYAATRMLYAMSKEKMTSPVLAKVNKRGVPFNALVLTIGIALLSLLSGFFAEETVFVWLLSVAGLGAQVGWISITASQIAFRRKFIREGGKVEDLKFRTPLYPLLPIIALTLNCIVLGSLAFDSEQRLALYLGVPFVVACYLIYHFKIKKNREVDNVLEQELQLQDNKKMVI is encoded by the coding sequence ATGAATTTACAAGAAAACAATGCGACAAATGAATTACAGAGAACGATGAAGACCCGGCATTTATTTATGATTTCTCTAGGAGGGGTAATTGGGTCAGGTCTTTTCCTCGGATCGGGTTACACGATAAGCCAGGCAGGTCCAGCAGGTGCCATTCTTTCATACATAGTTGGCGGTATTATCATGTTCTTGACCATGCTTTGTTTAGGTGAATTATCTGTTGCCATGCCTGTTTCTGGATCATTCCAAACTTATACGACAAAATTCATTGGACCAGGAACCGGATTTGCACTAGGATGGCTATACTGGTTAGGTTGGTCGGTAACGGTAGCTCTAGAGTTATTATCAGCAGGACAGTTAATGCAAAGATGGTTTCCAGAGTCTCCTGTATGGATTTGGTGTGCAATTTTTGCGGTAGTTTTATTTTCACTTAATGCATTATCAGCACGCGCGTTTGGAGAGACTGAATTTTGGTTCTCAAGCATCAAAATTTTTGCCATTTTAGCTTTCATTGTTCTTGGTGGAGCTGCTACTTTTGGTTTGATTGACATGGAAGGCGGAAAGCCTGCTCCATTTTTCTCTAATTTTACAGCACATGGTCTTTTGCCACATGGAATTACAGCTTTAATTATCACAATGATTGCCGTGAATTTTTCATTCCAAGGCACAGAACTTATCGGGATCGCTGCTGGTGAGAGCGAAGAGCCAGAGAAAACGATACCGAAATCCATTAAACAAACCGTATGGCGAACACTATTTTTCTTCGTTTTAGCTATTTTTGTTTTATCAAGCTTAATCCCTATGAATCAGGCTGGGGTAGTTGAAAGTCCATTTGTTGTTGTTTTTGATAGTATCGGTATTCCTTATGCTGCAGACATTATGAATTTTGTTATCCTTACAGCATTATTATCTGTAGCCAACTCTGGTTTGTATGCTGCAACAAGGATGTTATATGCGATGTCAAAAGAAAAGATGACGAGCCCTGTCCTTGCAAAGGTTAATAAAAGAGGTGTGCCGTTTAATGCTCTAGTCTTAACTATTGGAATTGCATTATTATCATTGCTTTCTGGATTTTTTGCAGAAGAAACAGTCTTCGTTTGGTTGCTTTCTGTTGCGGGCTTAGGTGCTCAAGTAGGCTGGATTTCTATTACAGCTTCCCAAATCGCCTTTCGAAGAAAATTTATTCGAGAGGGAGGAAAAGTGGAGGATCTCAAATTTAGAACACCACTTTACCCACTGCTTCCTATAATTGCCTTAACCCTAAACTGTATTGTTTTAGGAAGTTTAGCGTTTGATTCTGAACAAAGATTGGCCTTATATTTAGGAGTTCCATTTGTAGTAGCATGTTATCTTATCTATCATTTTAAAATTAAAAAGAACCGAGAAGTGGATAATGTATTGGAGCAAGAATTACAACTTCAAGATAATAAAAAAATGGTAATTTAA
- a CDS encoding DUF4153 domain-containing protein, which yields MEIKIGKADWLFLIICLLLGILAEESFFRGEVGISYLVFVMSFYLVFFWKFRKYPFSHQRLGYLIVCCIWLLSVSYFMNDNSLFKVLNILVIPGLVIIHLVLITSPKNIKWNKLSFIALIFSKLLGILKYNAKFSAVLGAGAKHGVGGDKWLVWKKILIGVVISFPVLLVVLKLLMAADSEFERIVGGIPEWFTVVDAEGVIRVIIVLIMTLGFFGFMQGLLIKQISVLKQQDHTGRFQMDGVISITVLVLINMVYILFTLVQFKYFFSGTLQGNYTYAEYARKGFFELLFVTLINLSITILVITFVQRTNVLINRVTQIMLTILVLSSSIMLSSAFLRLSMYEEAYGFTFTRVLVHTFMIFLVIIFAYTLVKIWVEKLSLLHFYFVSSLIYYTAITVIDLDKLVVKENINRYETSGKIDVYYLNQLSYTGVEGLVNLYKENPDIPNLETILVDRKKEALTSDLPWQSYNLKREQTFAKLKKLDLE from the coding sequence ATGGAAATAAAAATTGGTAAAGCAGATTGGCTGTTTTTAATTATATGTTTATTATTAGGAATTTTAGCGGAAGAATCATTTTTTCGTGGGGAAGTAGGAATTTCCTATTTAGTCTTCGTAATGTCTTTCTATTTAGTCTTCTTTTGGAAATTTCGAAAGTATCCCTTTTCTCATCAGCGGCTGGGGTACTTAATCGTCTGTTGCATTTGGCTCTTATCTGTCAGTTATTTTATGAATGATAATTCTCTTTTCAAAGTGTTAAATATCCTTGTGATTCCTGGCTTGGTGATTATTCATCTCGTATTAATCACAAGTCCTAAAAATATTAAATGGAACAAGTTATCGTTTATCGCTCTCATTTTTTCAAAATTACTAGGAATCCTTAAATATAACGCAAAATTTAGTGCTGTATTAGGAGCTGGAGCAAAACATGGAGTGGGGGGCGACAAATGGTTGGTGTGGAAAAAGATACTAATTGGTGTTGTCATCTCATTCCCTGTCTTATTGGTAGTATTAAAATTACTTATGGCTGCGGATTCAGAATTTGAACGGATTGTGGGTGGCATTCCGGAGTGGTTCACTGTAGTTGATGCAGAAGGAGTTATACGAGTTATCATCGTCTTAATTATGACACTTGGTTTCTTTGGTTTTATGCAGGGGCTACTAATCAAACAAATAAGCGTGTTAAAACAACAAGACCATACCGGCAGGTTTCAAATGGACGGCGTTATATCTATCACTGTTCTTGTACTTATAAATATGGTATATATTTTATTTACACTTGTTCAGTTTAAATATTTCTTCAGTGGAACGTTGCAAGGGAACTATACTTACGCAGAGTATGCAAGAAAAGGATTTTTTGAGCTATTATTTGTTACATTAATCAATTTGTCGATTACCATTCTTGTCATTACATTTGTACAACGAACAAATGTGTTAATTAATCGAGTAACGCAAATTATGCTTACCATCCTAGTTCTCTCAAGCTCAATAATGCTTAGCTCCGCATTTTTACGCTTAAGTATGTACGAGGAAGCGTATGGATTTACTTTTACCAGAGTTCTCGTTCATACCTTTATGATTTTTCTAGTAATCATTTTTGCATATACCTTGGTTAAAATCTGGGTGGAAAAACTATCATTGCTTCATTTCTATTTTGTCTCCTCGCTAATCTATTACACGGCTATTACAGTGATAGACCTGGATAAATTAGTGGTAAAAGAAAATATAAACCGGTACGAGACAAGCGGGAAAATAGATGTATACTACCTTAATCAGTTGTCTTATACAGGTGTGGAGGGATTAGTCAATCTTTATAAGGAAAATCCTGATATTCCTAATTTAGAAACGATCTTAGTAGACAGAAAAAAGGAAGCACTCACGTCCGATCTACCTTGGCAATCCTATAATCTAAAGAGAGAGCAAACATTTGCTAAACTAAAGAAATTAGATTTGGAATAG
- a CDS encoding sigma-54-dependent Fis family transcriptional regulator — protein sequence MDQSKNYLLYLTSMYKRILDEVDVGVHAVDETGKTIIYNKKMMQMESMDFHDVMDKNLLDVFMFKDDQSSTLVKALQEGKKTSNVKQTYFNNKGREITTINNTIPIYKEESLQGAVEIANDVTKLERLIKGNMSKGSTRYTFENIIGTSPAILEVKESAKRATRTSSYVLIVGDTGTGKELFAQSIHNASNRLSAPFISQNCAALPDNLIESLLFGTKRGAFTGAIDTPGLFEQANGGTLLLDEINSLNLNLQAKLLRVLQEKTIRRIGDTKDTPIDVRVIANMNEDPIDAIANNRLRKDLYYRLGVVTIFVPPLKDRKEDIPLLVEHFIEKYNERFQMNVKGLSDEVQLSFTEYDWHGNIRELEHIVEAAMNVMMDEEVIMYSHLPYQYRSKMQLKERMMPLATVETFIEEDSEITIPLKDQMELFEKTYIEHVLNKHDFNISRAAKALGLSRQSLQYRMKKLRLENK from the coding sequence ATGGATCAATCGAAAAATTATTTACTCTATTTAACAAGTATGTATAAACGAATTTTAGATGAGGTGGATGTAGGGGTTCATGCAGTTGACGAGACAGGGAAAACCATTATCTATAATAAAAAAATGATGCAAATGGAATCAATGGATTTTCATGACGTTATGGATAAAAACCTGCTAGATGTCTTTATGTTCAAGGATGACCAGTCTAGTACACTTGTAAAGGCCCTTCAAGAAGGGAAAAAAACTAGTAACGTAAAACAAACCTATTTTAATAACAAGGGCCGCGAAATTACTACTATTAATAATACTATCCCTATCTATAAAGAGGAGAGCCTGCAAGGTGCAGTGGAGATTGCGAATGATGTAACGAAACTTGAACGGCTGATAAAAGGAAATATGAGTAAGGGATCAACCAGATATACATTTGAGAATATTATTGGCACTAGTCCAGCTATCTTAGAGGTTAAGGAATCAGCAAAACGGGCGACTCGGACCTCCTCCTATGTATTAATTGTAGGTGACACTGGTACGGGGAAAGAGCTTTTTGCTCAAAGTATCCATAATGCTAGTAACCGTTTATCTGCTCCATTTATTTCTCAAAATTGTGCTGCATTACCTGATAATTTAATCGAAAGTCTCCTTTTCGGTACAAAGCGAGGAGCTTTCACAGGTGCAATCGATACCCCTGGACTATTTGAACAGGCAAATGGAGGAACATTGTTACTGGACGAAATCAATTCATTAAATTTAAACCTGCAAGCAAAATTACTTCGCGTCTTACAAGAAAAAACGATTAGGAGAATAGGAGATACAAAGGATACACCAATTGATGTTAGGGTCATAGCAAACATGAACGAGGACCCAATTGACGCGATTGCAAACAACCGTCTTCGAAAAGACTTATATTACCGGCTTGGTGTAGTAACAATATTTGTCCCTCCCCTTAAAGACCGCAAAGAAGATATTCCGTTACTAGTGGAACACTTTATAGAGAAATATAATGAACGCTTTCAAATGAATGTCAAGGGCTTATCAGATGAAGTCCAATTGTCTTTCACGGAATATGATTGGCACGGCAATATCCGGGAGCTTGAGCATATTGTTGAAGCGGCCATGAATGTTATGATGGATGAGGAAGTCATTATGTACTCCCATTTACCTTACCAATATCGCAGTAAGATGCAGCTGAAAGAAAGAATGATGCCCTTAGCCACCGTTGAAACATTCATTGAGGAAGATTCAGAGATCACTATACCATTAAAAGACCAAATGGAATTATTTGAAAAGACCTATATTGAGCACGTTTTAAATAAACATGATTTTAATATTTCAAGAGCAGCTAAGGCACTTGGCTTGAGCCGCCAAAGCTTGCAATATCGCATGAAGAAATTAAGATTAGAGAATAAATAA
- a CDS encoding ornithine--oxo-acid transaminase, protein MAEVTTKTTKIIEQTNRFGANNYHPLPIVIAKAEGVWVESPEGNRYMDMLSAYSAVNQGHRHPKIIQALKDQADKVTLTSRAFHNDQLGPWYEKICKLTNKDMALPMNTGAEAVETALKAARRWGYDVKGIAENQAEIIACVGNFHGRTMGAVSLSSDPEYKRGFGPMLPGITLIPYGDLEALRAAITPNTAAFLMEPIQGEAGIILPPEGFLKQASELCKEQNVLFIADEIQVGLARTGKMFACDWEEVEPDMLILGKALGGGVFPISCVVANSDVLGVFNPGSHGSTFGGNPLACAVSIAALDVIEEEKLAERSLELGEYFLEQLKAIKNPVINEIRGRGLFIGVELTEAARPYCEDLKETGLLCKETHDTVIRFAPPLIITKEEIDWAIEKIKNVLS, encoded by the coding sequence ATGGCTGAAGTTACAACAAAAACAACAAAAATCATTGAACAAACAAATAGATTTGGTGCTAATAACTACCATCCACTTCCAATTGTGATTGCAAAAGCAGAAGGAGTATGGGTGGAAAGTCCTGAAGGAAACCGTTATATGGATATGTTAAGTGCATATTCAGCAGTCAACCAAGGGCATCGACATCCAAAAATTATTCAAGCATTGAAGGACCAGGCAGACAAAGTAACGCTAACCTCTCGAGCCTTTCATAATGATCAACTTGGCCCTTGGTACGAAAAAATCTGTAAGTTAACAAATAAAGATATGGCACTGCCAATGAACACTGGTGCCGAGGCTGTTGAAACCGCGTTAAAAGCCGCAAGACGCTGGGGGTATGATGTAAAAGGAATTGCTGAAAATCAGGCGGAAATTATTGCATGTGTTGGGAATTTTCATGGACGTACAATGGGGGCAGTATCGTTATCGTCTGATCCAGAATATAAACGTGGCTTTGGTCCGATGCTTCCTGGCATTACATTAATTCCATATGGTGACCTTGAAGCATTAAGAGCGGCCATTACACCTAATACTGCAGCATTCTTAATGGAACCTATCCAAGGTGAGGCAGGAATCATCTTACCTCCTGAAGGATTTTTAAAACAAGCATCCGAATTGTGTAAAGAGCAAAATGTCTTGTTCATTGCAGACGAAATTCAAGTAGGCTTGGCACGCACTGGTAAAATGTTTGCCTGCGACTGGGAAGAAGTAGAACCTGATATGTTGATTTTAGGAAAAGCACTTGGGGGTGGAGTCTTCCCTATTTCCTGTGTTGTAGCTAACTCTGACGTGTTGGGTGTATTCAATCCAGGATCACACGGATCGACTTTCGGTGGGAACCCGTTAGCATGCGCTGTTTCAATTGCTGCACTAGATGTAATTGAAGAAGAAAAATTAGCTGAACGCTCGCTTGAATTAGGGGAGTATTTCCTTGAACAATTAAAAGCAATCAAAAATCCTGTGATTAATGAAATTCGTGGAAGAGGCTTGTTTATCGGTGTTGAACTTACAGAGGCTGCTAGACCCTATTGCGAGGATTTAAAAGAAACTGGTTTGCTATGTAAAGAAACACATGATACAGTAATACGCTTTGCACCTCCATTAATTATCACTAAAGAAGAAATTGATTGGGCAATCGAAAAAATCAAGAACGTGCTATCTTAA
- a CDS encoding VanW family protein: protein MGKLTRVISILLAGSFVLLAGCADQPVKETKASEQPKVEKEKKVEKKQEEEKPVFVNIIDPTTKAIIKTLNPKELGFGMNDEMYKTKINKMARELARGNETTPGYDKRMILDKLDENGQVIKGTPQTILDENELTDKVFQASVKGGDVEIPLYVTASGYKMEDASHLGEALVASYTTHFNSAVVGRTKNIALSAAAVNNVILGEGDSFSFNTTVGPSDAAHGFQNAPEVVEGKLVDGVGGGICQTSSTLFNAIDKIGVSYIEKNHHSLEVGYVPKGRDATVSYGGKDFRFKNTSGAPVLLKAIVKKGSLTIEVRTAKAYLELIKKSM from the coding sequence ATGGGAAAACTCACAAGGGTTATTTCAATTTTATTGGCAGGAAGTTTTGTGTTGTTGGCAGGGTGTGCAGACCAGCCTGTAAAAGAAACAAAGGCATCTGAACAGCCAAAGGTCGAAAAAGAGAAAAAAGTAGAAAAGAAACAGGAAGAGGAAAAACCGGTTTTTGTAAATATTATTGACCCGACAACAAAAGCCATAATCAAAACGTTAAATCCAAAGGAATTAGGCTTTGGCATGAACGACGAAATGTATAAAACAAAGATTAATAAGATGGCTCGAGAATTAGCTAGAGGAAATGAAACAACCCCTGGATACGATAAAAGAATGATTCTTGACAAGTTGGATGAAAACGGCCAAGTCATCAAAGGGACTCCACAAACAATTCTCGACGAAAACGAATTAACAGATAAAGTATTCCAGGCATCTGTAAAAGGTGGAGATGTGGAAATACCTTTATATGTGACAGCAAGTGGATATAAAATGGAAGATGCATCCCATTTAGGAGAAGCGCTAGTTGCATCCTATACTACTCATTTTAACAGTGCAGTTGTAGGTAGAACAAAAAATATTGCATTATCTGCTGCTGCGGTTAACAATGTGATCCTGGGAGAAGGGGATTCATTCTCGTTTAATACCACCGTTGGCCCAAGTGATGCTGCTCACGGTTTTCAAAACGCACCTGAAGTAGTTGAGGGTAAACTTGTGGATGGTGTAGGCGGAGGGATCTGCCAGACTTCGTCAACACTATTCAACGCCATTGACAAAATAGGTGTCAGCTATATCGAAAAGAATCACCATTCTCTAGAGGTAGGATATGTTCCAAAAGGAAGAGATGCAACAGTGTCCTACGGAGGAAAAGATTTTCGATTCAAAAATACATCAGGTGCCCCTGTCTTACTTAAAGCAATTGTTAAAAAAGGATCATTGACCATTGAGGTTAGGACAGCAAAAGCCTATCTAGAATTAATTAAGAAAAGTATGTAA
- a CDS encoding SulP family inorganic anion transporter, which translates to MLSDKRFHEYSLRSVPKDILSGVIVGVIAIPLGMAFAIASGVKPEYGIYTTIVAGILISLFGGSKYQIGGPTGAFIPILFGVVMTYGYENLLIAGFMAGIILLLMGVFRLGSLIKFIPRPVTIGFTAGIAVTIFMGQIASFLGLEGIKKHEEFIDNSKEILIHLETSNIYSILTATICLVTVILTPRIAPKIPGPLIGLVVSTLTATLLYPNHVATIGTAYGQIPSSLPHIQIPHIDLDMMIKLWKPAFVIAMLGGIESLLSAVVADGMTNSRHNSNKELIGQGIANIVTPLFGGIPATGAIARTATNIKNGAVSPLSGVLHGIVVLLVLLFFAPYASYIPLASMAPILMVVAWNMSERRVFSHILKTKSTDSLILTVTFLLTVFDNLTTAVEVGLVMSAILFAKRMSDVMVTAKALPNREHKHEKVETGMVSDTHDCPQISIFNVEGPLFFGAADTFEKTIMSTINYRPKILLLRMSKVPLIDTTGEANLASIVHHFSKNGIVMISGLNEQPENVLKRTGLYQTIGEAHFFEHTGEAIQYALEQINKNKCLGCKHFAFRECKKLSAEQMVEGGRTKLTATF; encoded by the coding sequence ATGCTAAGTGATAAAAGATTCCATGAATATTCCTTAAGGAGTGTACCCAAGGATATCCTGTCAGGAGTGATTGTTGGAGTAATTGCTATTCCACTCGGCATGGCATTTGCCATCGCTTCAGGAGTGAAGCCAGAGTATGGAATCTATACGACAATTGTGGCCGGGATTCTTATCTCTTTATTTGGCGGATCAAAATACCAAATAGGCGGTCCAACTGGAGCGTTTATTCCTATTTTATTTGGAGTTGTGATGACCTATGGTTATGAGAACTTATTAATAGCCGGTTTTATGGCAGGCATTATCTTACTTCTGATGGGAGTCTTTAGACTAGGTTCGCTAATTAAATTTATTCCTCGACCCGTTACGATTGGATTTACAGCAGGTATCGCAGTTACGATCTTTATGGGACAGATTGCTAGTTTCCTAGGTTTAGAGGGGATTAAAAAGCATGAGGAGTTCATTGATAATAGTAAGGAAATCTTAATCCATTTAGAAACGTCTAATATCTATAGTATCTTAACAGCAACGATTTGCTTGGTTACGGTCATTCTTACACCTAGAATAGCCCCTAAAATTCCTGGACCGTTGATTGGTTTAGTGGTCTCTACCTTGACAGCTACTTTACTTTATCCCAATCATGTGGCAACCATTGGAACAGCCTATGGTCAAATTCCAAGTTCCTTACCTCATATCCAAATTCCACATATAGATTTGGATATGATGATAAAGCTATGGAAGCCGGCCTTTGTGATTGCTATGCTCGGAGGAATTGAATCCTTATTATCGGCAGTGGTAGCGGATGGAATGACTAACAGCCGTCATAATAGTAATAAAGAGTTAATAGGGCAAGGAATTGCCAATATTGTTACCCCGTTATTTGGTGGGATTCCAGCCACTGGGGCCATTGCCCGTACGGCTACAAATATCAAAAATGGAGCTGTTTCTCCTTTGTCCGGAGTGCTTCATGGAATAGTAGTTCTGTTGGTTTTACTGTTTTTTGCACCATATGCTTCCTATATTCCGTTAGCAAGCATGGCACCGATTTTGATGGTTGTTGCTTGGAATATGAGTGAAAGAAGAGTGTTTTCTCATATTCTAAAAACCAAGTCGACAGACTCACTCATCTTAACTGTTACTTTTTTATTAACTGTTTTTGACAACTTAACAACAGCTGTTGAAGTAGGATTAGTGATGTCTGCTATCCTCTTTGCGAAGAGAATGAGCGATGTGATGGTTACTGCAAAGGCATTGCCAAATAGAGAACATAAGCATGAAAAAGTAGAGACGGGGATGGTCTCTGATACGCACGATTGCCCACAAATTAGTATTTTTAATGTGGAGGGACCGTTATTTTTTGGTGCAGCTGACACCTTTGAAAAAACAATTATGAGCACCATAAACTATCGACCCAAAATTCTTCTACTCCGCATGAGTAAGGTGCCATTAATAGATACAACTGGAGAGGCAAATTTAGCAAGCATTGTTCACCATTTTTCGAAAAATGGTATAGTAATGATATCAGGTTTAAATGAACAGCCAGAAAATGTATTGAAAAGGACAGGGCTATATCAGACTATTGGGGAAGCCCACTTTTTTGAACATACTGGTGAGGCAATACAATATGCTTTGGAGCAAATAAACAAAAATAAATGTTTAGGCTGTAAGCATTTTGCTTTTAGAGAATGTAAAAAGCTATCAGCTGAACAAATGGTGGAAGGCGGTAGGACGAAGTTGACTGCAACCTTCTAA
- a CDS encoding TIGR00266 family protein: MNNHEIDYKIYGDDMQFVEVELDPQETVIAEAGSFMMMEDDIHMETIFGDGSNSSGGGLMGKLFSAGKRVLTGESLFMTTFSNTGMGKKRVSFASPYPGKIIPMDLSEYGGKIVCQKDAFLAAAKGVQVGIEFQRKIGVGFFGGEGFIMQKLEGDGMAFVHAGGTIIKKDLLPGQSLRVDTGCLVAMTSNVSYDIEFVKGVKTALFGGEGLFFATLRGPGSVWIQSLPFSRLASRVFAAAPSRGGSKDEGSIARGIFDMFNGD; this comes from the coding sequence ATGAATAACCATGAAATCGATTATAAGATTTATGGCGATGACATGCAGTTCGTTGAGGTAGAACTTGATCCACAAGAAACTGTTATTGCCGAAGCGGGTAGCTTTATGATGATGGAAGACGATATACATATGGAAACCATTTTTGGAGACGGATCTAACAGCAGTGGCGGCGGACTAATGGGTAAGCTCTTCTCCGCTGGTAAACGTGTGCTTACAGGAGAAAGCCTGTTTATGACGACCTTTAGTAATACTGGAATGGGTAAAAAACGAGTTTCCTTTGCCTCCCCCTATCCAGGAAAAATCATTCCTATGGATTTAAGTGAGTATGGTGGCAAAATTGTTTGTCAAAAGGACGCCTTCCTAGCTGCTGCAAAAGGGGTACAGGTAGGCATTGAATTTCAACGTAAAATTGGTGTCGGTTTCTTTGGCGGCGAAGGATTTATTATGCAGAAGCTCGAAGGAGATGGAATGGCCTTCGTTCATGCAGGTGGAACCATTATTAAAAAGGATCTTCTGCCAGGCCAATCTCTCCGAGTAGATACTGGCTGTTTAGTGGCTATGACGAGTAATGTGAGTTACGATATTGAGTTTGTTAAAGGTGTAAAAACCGCTCTATTTGGTGGTGAAGGGTTATTCTTCGCAACACTTCGTGGACCTGGATCTGTCTGGATTCAATCACTTCCATTCAGTCGTCTCGCAAGCCGGGTATTTGCTGCGGCTCCATCTCGCGGTGGGTCAAAAGATGAAGGAAGCATCGCACGAGGAATTTTTGATATGTTTAATGGTGATTAA
- a CDS encoding helix-turn-helix transcriptional regulator, which translates to MNLEMQQFKAEFFKALAHPLRIRILELLSEGDKSVNEIQTLVGSEGSAVSQQLTILRAKNIVIGTKEGNKVIYTLKDPMIIELLAVARQIFNNHLVDTITILDKFKEEDEEAAITPKN; encoded by the coding sequence TTGAATCTTGAAATGCAACAATTTAAGGCGGAATTCTTCAAAGCTTTAGCACACCCTTTGAGAATCCGGATCTTAGAGCTCTTATCGGAAGGGGATAAAAGCGTTAACGAAATTCAAACCCTTGTAGGAAGTGAAGGTTCGGCTGTTTCTCAACAATTGACCATCCTGCGAGCCAAAAATATTGTGATAGGTACTAAAGAAGGAAATAAAGTCATTTACACTCTTAAGGATCCAATGATTATTGAACTATTAGCTGTTGCTAGGCAAATATTCAATAACCATCTAGTTGATACGATAACAATACTGGATAAATTTAAAGAAGAGGATGAAGAAGCCGCTATAACACCGAAGAATTAA
- a CDS encoding cold-shock protein has product MKNGKVKWFNSEKGFGFIEAEDGNDVFVHYSAIQTEGFKTLEEGQEVSFEVVEGARGPQAANVTKK; this is encoded by the coding sequence ATGAAAAACGGTAAAGTAAAATGGTTTAACTCAGAAAAAGGTTTCGGATTCATTGAAGCAGAAGACGGAAACGATGTATTCGTTCACTATTCTGCAATTCAAACAGAAGGTTTCAAAACTTTAGAAGAAGGTCAAGAAGTTTCTTTCGAAGTTGTTGAAGGAGCTCGTGGACCACAAGCTGCTAACGTAACTAAGAAGTAA
- a CDS encoding methionine aminopeptidase, producing the protein MGLLNSFNQWRETKYQNHVSTMKELGKCPDCQGRGYTVYPYNEYAYYNSYECPGCQGSGHYTDWEDMR; encoded by the coding sequence ATGGGACTTCTTAACTCATTTAATCAGTGGAGAGAAACAAAGTATCAAAATCATGTTTCCACCATGAAAGAACTTGGCAAATGTCCTGACTGTCAAGGCCGTGGTTATACTGTATATCCTTATAATGAATATGCCTACTATAATTCGTACGAATGTCCTGGTTGCCAGGGAAGCGGCCATTATACTGATTGGGAAGATATGAGATAA